A genomic region of Roseateles amylovorans contains the following coding sequences:
- a CDS encoding ABC-type transport auxiliary lipoprotein family protein, which translates to MTRTTPSGRRAVLAALAGAATLPWLAACGSRGPAPQQVDLGPITPWPAEAAALARRVDLQAVTASEVLQGTGLVYRLSYSDPYARRVYRDTRWAAPLPVLVATRLRQRIARAPVSAGADRSPAVALTLELEDCVQTFSSAGQSEVQLRLIGTVGDGLRRVFDRSAPAGADAAGAVRATSQIIDALAPEIAAWAASLPVR; encoded by the coding sequence ATGACACGAACGACTCCTTCCGGCCGTCGCGCCGTACTGGCGGCACTGGCCGGCGCCGCGACCCTGCCCTGGCTGGCGGCCTGCGGCAGCCGCGGCCCGGCCCCGCAGCAAGTCGACCTGGGACCGATCACCCCGTGGCCGGCCGAGGCCGCCGCCCTGGCACGCCGGGTGGATCTGCAGGCGGTCACCGCGTCGGAAGTGCTGCAGGGCACGGGTCTGGTCTATCGCCTCAGCTACAGCGACCCCTATGCCCGCCGCGTCTATCGCGACACCCGTTGGGCCGCGCCGCTGCCGGTGCTGGTGGCCACGCGGCTGCGGCAGCGCATCGCGCGCGCGCCGGTCTCCGCGGGTGCGGATCGATCGCCTGCGGTGGCATTGACGCTGGAGCTGGAAGACTGTGTGCAGACCTTCTCGAGCGCCGGCCAGAGCGAGGTTCAACTGCGGTTGATCGGCACGGTGGGCGACGGCTTGCGTCGGGTGTTCGATCGCTCGGCGCCTGCCGGTGCGGATGCGGCGGGCGCCGTGCGCGCGACCTCTCAAATCATTGACGCCTTGGCCCCGGAGATCGCGGCCTGGGCTGCGTCGCTGCCGGTGCGTTGA